The region ACCCGGGCGGTGGAAGTGGAGGGCTATCGCAGGATGGCCTGCATGGCTTCCAGCGTTCGGTCAATTTGTTCGGCAGTCGTAAAAATGCTGAGGCTAAATCTTAGCGTACCGCCATGTCCGATGGTTCCCAAGTGCTGGTGCATTAGCGGGGCACAGTGTAGCCCGGCTCGGCATTGAACGCCGAATGCTGAATCCAATGCGGTGGCCAGCTCATGGGGGTCGAACGACTCGACCTGAATGCTGACGACTCCAGTCCGCTGCTCTAAATTCTGAGGGCCGAAGATTCGTACCTTCGGCATACCTTGTAAACCTTCGATTAATCGGCTGGTGTTCTGCATCGTGTGACGATGCAAAGCCGTGACGGTTTGCTCGCGGATATATTCGACACCTGCGCGAAGCCCCAAGATACCAGGCACATTCGCATTGCCGCTCTCGAACTTTGTGGGCAATTCGATCGGCTGTTCATTCGATTCGCTTTTAGTGCCGGTGCCGCCCTGACGCTGGCTTTTCAGTTCTCCGGCTACCTCCGGCTGTAAGATCATTGCGCCGGTTCCAAGCGGACCCAGCAGTCCTTTGTGGCCAGGAAACGCGACCATATCGATAGGGGTTTCTGCCAGATTTAAATCGAGATGACCTGCTGATTGGGCCGCATCGACGAGTGTGCGAACGCCACGGTCTTTGGCAATCGCACAAATTTCCTGGATCGGTTGGATGGCTCCTGTCACGTTGGAAACATGCGTGATCGCAATTAACCGGGTGTTGTCCATGATGGCATTGCCAACGTCATGAGGATCAACGCGGCCATCCTCGCCGGGTTCAACGTAGGTGACGTCTAATTCCAACGTTTGCATCATCGTGGAAATTGGGCGGAGGATCGAATTGTGCTCTACCGAGGTAGTAACGACATGATCGCCCCGTTGAAGTAGCCCATGCAGGGCCAAATTCAGCATGTCGGTGCCGTTGTAACCAAAAATCACATGCTCCGGCGAATGTGTGCCGAAGAGATAAGCGATCTGCTTGCGGGTATCGCCGATCAAACGTTCGACTTCGTTCGCTTCGCGATAGCCACTTCGTCCAGCACAAGCACCTAATTCCGTCATGTGATGCTGAACGGCTTCGACCACGCTGGCTGGTTTAGGCCAACTGGTTGCTGCGTTATCAAGATAAATTCGTTCGCGTGCCACCGCTGTCTTCTTTCCTGAATTTTGGCTTCGATGGTTCAACCGTCGTGGTCAAACCGGTTTGTTGGGAACGGCTGCTAACCGCCAATCTGGTACATCGCTCGCTCGGGAGGAACAAAGTCTGGCGAATCCATCCCGTGCGACGCTTTCTTTGCTTGGACGCATTCGTGAAGGAGACGGGAAATATCGGCATCGCTCCCGCCACTTCGGACAATCTGCCGCGCATCCCATTCTGTCGTGCTGAACAAGCAATTTCGCATCTGGCCTTCGGCGGTCATGCGTAGCCGATTGCAGGTGCTACAAAATGGTTCGGTCACACTGTTGATAAACCCAACGCGTTGCCGGCCATCGGCATACACGTAGTCGACCGCTGGTTGACTTTTGTCAGTGCGGTTCACTTCGACCAGCTTGGCTACGTCTCGCGAGATCATTTCGCGAAGCTGTTGGCCGGAGAGAACTTGATCTTTGTCCCAGGCTCGATCGGCATCAAGCGGCATGAACTCAATGAACCGCAGATGAAGATCATTCTCTCGTGCAAATTTCGCCAGTGGAACGATTTCACTCTCGGTCAAGTTCCGAATCGCGACAGAGTTCAAGCGGATATTCGTAAACCCGGCTTGTTGCGCGGCAGCGATACCATCGAGTACTTTCTGAACGCCTTGCCGACGGGTGATTCGCTCGAACATTTCCTCGTTCATGGCATCGAGGCTGACGTTCAACCGATCGAGTCCCGCTTCTTTAAGCGATTCGGCCTGGGATGTCAGTAAGATACCGTTGGTTGTTAATGCAATTTCATCGATGCCGGGAATGTCTTTTAGCATGCGAATCAACTGCGGAAGATTCGAGCGAACCAACGGCTCGCCACCGGTCAGACGCAGTTTGTTGATTCCGTGACCTGCCGCGACGCGAACAACACGCGTCATTTCTTCAAATGTGAGGAGCTCGTCACGTGGTTTGAAGCGGACATTCTCCAGCGGCATGCAGTAGAAGCAGCGTATGTTGCAACGATCGGTCACACTCACGCGCAAGCTCGTATGCACGCGGCCAAACTG is a window of Bremerella sp. TYQ1 DNA encoding:
- a CDS encoding aminotransferase class V-fold PLP-dependent enzyme, with translation MARERIYLDNAATSWPKPASVVEAVQHHMTELGACAGRSGYREANEVERLIGDTRKQIAYLFGTHSPEHVIFGYNGTDMLNLALHGLLQRGDHVVTTSVEHNSILRPISTMMQTLELDVTYVEPGEDGRVDPHDVGNAIMDNTRLIAITHVSNVTGAIQPIQEICAIAKDRGVRTLVDAAQSAGHLDLNLAETPIDMVAFPGHKGLLGPLGTGAMILQPEVAGELKSQRQGGTGTKSESNEQPIELPTKFESGNANVPGILGLRAGVEYIREQTVTALHRHTMQNTSRLIEGLQGMPKVRIFGPQNLEQRTGVVSIQVESFDPHELATALDSAFGVQCRAGLHCAPLMHQHLGTIGHGGTLRFSLSIFTTAEQIDRTLEAMQAILR
- the moaA gene encoding GTP 3',8-cyclase MoaA, yielding MSTAFHSPLIDQFGRVHTSLRVSVTDRCNIRCFYCMPLENVRFKPRDELLTFEEMTRVVRVAAGHGINKLRLTGGEPLVRSNLPQLIRMLKDIPGIDEIALTTNGILLTSQAESLKEAGLDRLNVSLDAMNEEMFERITRRQGVQKVLDGIAAAQQAGFTNIRLNSVAIRNLTESEIVPLAKFARENDLHLRFIEFMPLDADRAWDKDQVLSGQQLREMISRDVAKLVEVNRTDKSQPAVDYVYADGRQRVGFINSVTEPFCSTCNRLRMTAEGQMRNCLFSTTEWDARQIVRSGGSDADISRLLHECVQAKKASHGMDSPDFVPPERAMYQIGG